A DNA window from Scylla paramamosain isolate STU-SP2022 chromosome 10, ASM3559412v1, whole genome shotgun sequence contains the following coding sequences:
- the LOC135104281 gene encoding neural-cadherin-like isoform X2, translating into MVPRGVLGRVGAALLVAVCVSAEMLPEVMYSVAVPHDVAPAHIVHKIKLKDGQTVTKLMDSEYSDYFAALDNGEVMTVARVSPLLGRVATLRVATKYANGDTQVYAIRVAIKDHQTMLRFLKPEYDASVYENLPAGTELQGLDDLEAMGEEDVRYELLGGHSVFALHHVGGIPTVVTRQALDREAQDLYRLVLRAYDKEGMDTAEAKINVHILDMNDHAPVFTQSMFYFFVPLNISRFDKLGRVTAHDGDGDKVVYRLAYPSNIFTIVPQTGEIMVIEPPETMVYELELEAFDKRKPTLYSDVLAKAHIEFRSPSDSLFTGESNDIEYDAYPEHVVSKRSAKKRVKRGQLRHTKEMVFSEADGAVEKKVVFQLEKEIQWETFKIRDDNPWVEVDSNGAVRVKKKWDYEELGPEKTIDFWVTITNNDRNGTW; encoded by the coding sequence ATGGTGCCGCGTGGTGTGCTGGGCCGGGTGGGGGCGGCCCTGTTGGTGgcggtgtgtgtgagtgcagaGATGTTGCCCGAAGTGATGTACAGTGTGGCTGTGCCGCACGATGTGGCCCCTGCGCATATTGTACACAAGATCAAGTTAAAAGATGGTCAGACGGTCACTAAGTTGATGGATAGTGAGTACTCAGATTATTTCGCCGCGCTGGACAACGGCGAGGTGATGACGGTGGCTCGCGTCTCCCCTCTGCTGGGTCGCGTGGCTACTTTGCGTGTGGCCACTAAGTACGCCAACGGCGACACTCAGGTCTACGCTATCAGGGTGGCCATCAAGGACCACCAGACCATGCTGCGCTTCCTCAAGCCCGAGTACGACGCTTCCGTGTACGAAAACCTTCCCGCCGGCACGGAGCTGCAGGGCCTCGACGATCTGGAGGCCATGGGCGAGGAAGACGTGAGGTACGAGCTGCTGGGCGGCCACTCGGTGTTCGCTCTGCATCACGTGGGCGGCATCCCGACGGTGGTGACGCGCCAGGCGCTGGACCGTGAGGCTCAGGATCTGTACCGCCTGGTGCTGCGCGCCTACGACAAGGAGGGAATGGACACGGCCGAGGCAAAGATCAACGTGCACATCCTGGACATGAACGACCATGCCCCTGTCTTCACGCAGAGCATGTTCTACTTCTTCGTGCCGCTCAACATTTCGCGGTTCGACAAACTGGGTCGGGTCACTGCCCACGATGGCGACGGCGACAAGGTGGTGTACCGCCTGGCGTACCCGTCCAACATCTTCACTATCGTGCCGCAGACGGGCGAGATCATGGTGATCGAACCGCCCGAGACGATGGTGTACGAGCTGGAGCTGGAAGCCTTCGACAAGCGCAAGCCAACTCTTTACTCAGACGTGCTGGCCAAGGCTCACATTGAGTTCCGTTCCCCGAGCGACTCCCTCTTCACCGGGGAGAGCAACGACATCGAGTACGACGCCTACCCGGAACACGTCGTGTCCAAGCGCAGCGCCAAGAAGCGGGTGAAGCGTGGTCAGCTGCGCCACACCAAGGAGATGGTCTTCTCCGAGGCTGACGGCGCCGTGGAGAAAAAGGTGGTCTTCCAGCTCGAGAAGGAGATCCAGTGGGAGACATTTAAAATCCGCGACGACAACCCGTGGGTGGAGGTGGACAGCAACGGCGCCGTCCGGGTGAAGAAGAAGTGGGACTACGAGGAGCTGGGACCCGAGAAGACCATCGACTTCTgggtcaccatcaccaacaacgaCAGAAATG
- the LOC135104281 gene encoding neural-cadherin-like isoform X1, producing the protein MVPRGVLGRVGAALLVAVCVSAEMLPEVMYSVAVPHDVAPAHIVHKIKLKDGQTVTKLMDSEYSDYFAALDNGEVMTVARVSPLLGRVATLRVATKYANGDTQVYAIRVAIKDHQTMLRFLKPEYDASVYENLPAGTELQGLDDLEAMGEEDVRYELLGGHSVFALHHVGGIPTVVTRQALDREAQDLYRLVLRAYDKEGMDTAEAKINVHILDMNDHAPVFTQSMFYFFVPLNISRFDKLGRVTAHDGDGDKVVYRLAYPSNIFTIVPQTGEIMVIEPPETMVYELELEAFDKRKPTLYSDVLAKAHIEFRSPSDSLFTGESNDIEYDAYPEHVVSKRSAKKRVKRGQLRHTKEMVFSEADGAVEKKVVFQLEKEIQWETFKIRDDNPWVEVDSNGAVRVKKKWDYEELGPEKTIDFWVTITNNDRNGEC; encoded by the coding sequence ATGGTGCCGCGTGGTGTGCTGGGCCGGGTGGGGGCGGCCCTGTTGGTGgcggtgtgtgtgagtgcagaGATGTTGCCCGAAGTGATGTACAGTGTGGCTGTGCCGCACGATGTGGCCCCTGCGCATATTGTACACAAGATCAAGTTAAAAGATGGTCAGACGGTCACTAAGTTGATGGATAGTGAGTACTCAGATTATTTCGCCGCGCTGGACAACGGCGAGGTGATGACGGTGGCTCGCGTCTCCCCTCTGCTGGGTCGCGTGGCTACTTTGCGTGTGGCCACTAAGTACGCCAACGGCGACACTCAGGTCTACGCTATCAGGGTGGCCATCAAGGACCACCAGACCATGCTGCGCTTCCTCAAGCCCGAGTACGACGCTTCCGTGTACGAAAACCTTCCCGCCGGCACGGAGCTGCAGGGCCTCGACGATCTGGAGGCCATGGGCGAGGAAGACGTGAGGTACGAGCTGCTGGGCGGCCACTCGGTGTTCGCTCTGCATCACGTGGGCGGCATCCCGACGGTGGTGACGCGCCAGGCGCTGGACCGTGAGGCTCAGGATCTGTACCGCCTGGTGCTGCGCGCCTACGACAAGGAGGGAATGGACACGGCCGAGGCAAAGATCAACGTGCACATCCTGGACATGAACGACCATGCCCCTGTCTTCACGCAGAGCATGTTCTACTTCTTCGTGCCGCTCAACATTTCGCGGTTCGACAAACTGGGTCGGGTCACTGCCCACGATGGCGACGGCGACAAGGTGGTGTACCGCCTGGCGTACCCGTCCAACATCTTCACTATCGTGCCGCAGACGGGCGAGATCATGGTGATCGAACCGCCCGAGACGATGGTGTACGAGCTGGAGCTGGAAGCCTTCGACAAGCGCAAGCCAACTCTTTACTCAGACGTGCTGGCCAAGGCTCACATTGAGTTCCGTTCCCCGAGCGACTCCCTCTTCACCGGGGAGAGCAACGACATCGAGTACGACGCCTACCCGGAACACGTCGTGTCCAAGCGCAGCGCCAAGAAGCGGGTGAAGCGTGGTCAGCTGCGCCACACCAAGGAGATGGTCTTCTCCGAGGCTGACGGCGCCGTGGAGAAAAAGGTGGTCTTCCAGCTCGAGAAGGAGATCCAGTGGGAGACATTTAAAATCCGCGACGACAACCCGTGGGTGGAGGTGGACAGCAACGGCGCCGTCCGGGTGAAGAAGAAGTGGGACTACGAGGAGCTGGGACCCGAGAAGACCATCGACTTCTgggtcaccatcaccaacaacgaCAGAAATG